The genomic DNA gtgagtgagggggggtgtgtgtgagagagggggggggtgtgtgtgagagaggggggggggtgtgtgtgagagacgggggggtgtgtgtgagagaggggggcgggcagtgtgagtgagagttgccGGAATTGTCCTGCCTCGCCGACCTGAGGCCTTTAAGCCTGAGGCCTTTAAGCCTGAGGCCTGTCAGCCTGAGGCCTGTAAGGCTGAGGGCTGCGGGGAAAGCCATTGTgcggggctggtgggggagtaGTGGCTGGGTTGGTGGGGGCAGGGTTGGGGCGGGAGTAgtggggatgggattgttgggtgtgctgggggagtgggagatggtgggggagagtggtgggggatgggagtgGTGGAGAGGATGTGTTTGAATGGGGGACGGgatggggctggtgggggagggtttggtggggggggggggggggtggtgatggggatggttgggagggggaggggtgggtgtgatGCTGTGTCTCCAATCAGCACtgttctgtttcctctcccaggtGGCGTCCCCCCCTCACTCAAGGGTGGTGCGGACTCGTGTTCAGGGAAGCTCGAGGTGTTTCAGAACTCATCCTGGTTGGCCGTGTGTGCCTCAAATTGGGATCCAGCAAGGTCTGGCATGGTCTGCCGGCAActgcagtgcggggcggccatcCTGGGGAACGTCAGCATCACCGCAACAGTGGAGGATGTTCTCAATGGGTCGATCGAGGTGGTGTGCACTGAGCCAGTGCCGACCCGCGCTGAGTGTCGGATGAACCAGACAAATGGCAGCGACTGCGCGGATGTCCAGATCGTGCAAGTCACTTGCTCAGGTCAGCTGGCTTTACAGTTTTCACTCTGATGGTTGTCTGTATTGGTTGTGGAGGGACTAGgaggcgcggggggtggggggggggggaggcaggggacgAGGGGCTGAGTGAGCCTTCTCCTGTTGCTGTTGTTGATGGCCTTCTCCGTTCTGCCTGTTTGTGTATTTACCATTTTGTTGCCTTCAAGTAACCAGAGAAAGTCACAGAGTGTTTCACAATGGAAGTTTATTCcgttttcagttctcagcaaaaatatattccagcaaaaaacaaggattgtaagaaaagggagaaccagccgtggataacgaaggaaataaaggagagtattaaaataaaaacagctgcgtacagagtggccaaaaatagtggagaaacaagtgattgggaaaaatttaagaaacaacaaagagagactaaaaaagcgataaagaaaggaaggatagactatgaagctaggctagcaattaatataaaaaatgatagtaaaagtttttataaatatataaaaaggaatagagtggctagagtgaatgttggacccttggaggacgagaggggggagttaatagtgggaaatgaggatatggctgagtctttaaataagttttttgtgtcggtcttcacggtggaggacacaaatagtttgccaaatattaacgatagagggttggcagcaggagaaatacttaatacaattaatgttaccagagaggcagtgctgggtagactaatgggactgaaggtggacaagtccccgggtccggatggaatgcatcccagggtattgaaagaaatgtcagaggtaatagtggatgcgttagtgattatttatcaaaactcgttgcattctggggtagtgccggttgattggaaaacggctaatgttacgccgctgtttaaaaaaggaaggagacaaaaggcgggtaactataggccggtcagcttaacgtctgtagtagggaaaatgctggaatccattattaaagaggagatagcagggcatctggatagaaatggttcgatcaatcagacgcagcatggattcatgaggggaaagtcgtgcttgacgaacatgttggatttttatgaagatgtgactagggcggttgatggaggagaaccggtggatgcggtgtttttggatttccaaaaggcgtttgataaggtgccccataaaaggctgctgaagaagattagggcacacggagttgggggtagtgtgttaaagtggattggggactggctatccgacaggaagcaaagagtcggaataaatgggtgtttttccggttggaggaaggtaactagtggcgtgccgcagggatcggtactcgggccgcaactgtttaccatttatatagatgatttggaggaggggacggagtgtagggtaacgaagtttgcagacgacacaaagataagtggaaaagtgaatcgtgtggaggacggagaagatctgcagagagatttggacaggctgagtgagtgggcgaggatatggcaaatggagtataacgttgataaatgcgaggttatacactttggaggaaataataacaaatgggattactatctcaatggaaacaaattaaaacatgctaccgtgcaaagggacctgggggtccttgtgcatgagacgcaaaagcccagtctgcaggtacaacaggtgatcaagaaggcaaatgggatgttggcctatattgcgagggggatagaatataaaagcagggatgtcttgatgcacctgtacagggcattggtgaggccgcagctggaatactgtgtgcagtattggtccccttatatgaggaaggatatattggcattggagggagtgcagagaaggttcaccaggttgataccggagatgaggggtttggattatgaggagaggctgaggagattgggtttgtactcgttggagtttagaaggatgaggggggatcttatggagacttataagataatgcgggggctggatagggtggaggcggagagattctttccacttagtaaggaagttaaaactagaggacacagcctcaaaataaaggggggtcggtttaagacagagttgaggaggaacttcttctcccagagggtggtgaatctctggaattctctgcccactgaggtggtggaggctacctcgctgaatatgtttaaagcgcggatggatggattcctgatcggtaagggaattaagggttatggggagcaggcgggtaagtggtactgatccacgtcagatcagccatgatcttattgaatggcggggcaggctcgaggggctagatggcctactcctgctcctatttcttatgttcctatgtagcTATCGGACTCTGGAGTTCATCAAGGCCAGCCAGAGAACAGAAACAAGGAATACACATGCAGACATAGTTTCAGattcaattacaagtaattaacataTACCAATTCATGTATAGGAGTTAACTCTATCTACTCACaactattgattaaggttacatcatgcataagatACAAATGTGAAACACCATCTCTACCATTGCGCGCTTGCTTAATTATAAGATTCAATCAGCGTGAAGACTTGATCATGTTGGTCACCTCATTCATTATTGTTAAAAGTTATCATTGATgtacaggtttgtgtgtgtgtttgtggatatCACTCCCTCTTCCCATGTCCAGTTGTCTGATTGAATGAATTCTCCCAGACGAAGGGCCCTGATGCTTCCCTGTGTCGACCTGGTTTCTCTTGTGGCAGCTTATCTGatctttaaacttgtgtgattattaacccttttacCACGTGACAGGATCAGCGCAGGGATTTGGCATTGGGGTGGGTGGAGATGGGCGAAGGGGGGTGGGCAGAGAGGCTGATTGGCTTCTTTCTATGAAACTGGGGGGCTGACTTACATCAATGTGTGGAACACTCCGCCGCCACGACATttcgaacatagaacacagaacatagaacacagaacatagaacacagaacatagaacatagaacacagaacatagaacacagaacatagaacacagaacatagaacacagaacatagaacatagaacacagaacatagaacacagaacatagaacacagaacatagaacacagaacatagaacacagaacatagaacacagaacatagaacacagaacatagaacacagaacatagaacacagaacatagaacacagaacatagaacacagaacatagaaaacagaacacagaacatagaacacagaacacagaacatagaacacagaacatagaacacagaacacagaacatagaacatagaatatagaacagtacagcacagaacaggcccttcggcccaccatgttgtgccgagctttatctgaaaccaagatcaagctatcccactccctatcatcctggtgtgctccatgtgcctatccaataaccgcttaaatgttcctaaagtgtctgactccactatcactgcaggcagtccattccacaccccaaccactctctgcgtaacgaacctacctctgatattcttcctgtatctcccaccacgaaccctatagttatgcccccttgtaatagctccatccacctgaggaaatagtctttgaacattcactctatctatccccttcatcattttataaacctctattaagtctcccctcagcctcctccgctccagagagaacagcccgagctccctcaacctttcctcataagaccaaccctccaaaccaggcagcatcctggtaaatctcctctgcactctttccagcgcttccacatccttcttatagtgaggtgaccagaactgcacacaatattccaaatgtggtctcaccaaggtcctgtacagttgcagcataaccccacggctcttaaactccaaccccctgttaataaaagctaacacactataggccttcttcacaactctatccacttgagtggcaacctttagagatctgtggatatggaccccaagatctctctgttcctccacagtcttcagaaccctacctttgaccctgtcatccacatttaaattagtcctaccaaaatgaatcacctcacatttatcagggttaaactccatttgccatttttcagcccagctttgcatcctatctatgtctctttgcagcctacaacagccctccaccttatccactactccaccaatcttggtgtcatcagcaaatttactgatccacccttcagcctcctcctctaaatcattaataaaaatcacaaagagcagaggatcaagcactgatccctgtggcactccgctagcaacctgcctccaatccgaaaattttccatccaccaccaccctctgtcttcgatcagacagccagttacctatcccatcggccaactttccctctatccctcacctcctcactttcatcataagccgaccatgggggaccttatcaaacgccttactaaaatccatgtatatgacatcaactgccctaccttcatcaacacacttagttacctcctcaaaaaattctatcaaatttgtgaggcacgacttgcccttcatgaatccgtgctgactatcccggattaagctgcatctttttaaatggtcgtaaatcccatccctgaggaccttttccatcaacttaccaaccaccgaagtaagactaaccggtctataattaccagggtcatttctattccctttcttaaacagaggaacaacattcgccattctccagtcctctggcactatccccgtggacagcgaggacccaaagatcaaagccaaaggctctgcaatctcatcccttgcctcccaaagaatcctcggatatatttcatcaggcccaggggacttatcgaccttcagtttattcaaaactgccaggacatcctccccccgaacatctatttcctccagcctattagcctgtaacaccttctcttcctcaaaaacatggcccctctccttggtgaacactgaagaaaagtattcattcatcacctctcctatctctactgactccatacacaagttcccactactgtccttgaccggccctaacctcaccctggtcattcttttattcctcacataagagtaaaaagccttggggttttccttgatccgacccgccaaggacttctcatgtcccctcctagctctcctaagcccctttttcagctcattccttgctaacttgtaaccctcaatcgagccaactgaacctccAATATGAATTGGAGAATGGCACTAAAGTCATGATGGTTGTTTGGAGTGCCGGTGCAGATGAAGTGTGCCGAGTGGCCACCTCCTGtgtcgtaacaattctgtgatagccGTTGCCAACACAATTCAGACAACTGGTCCTCGGGGTGATGTTGAATATagggcagcccggtggcacagtggttagcactgctgcctcacagctccagggtcccgggttcgattcccggctcgggtcactatccgtgtggagtttgcacattctccccgtgtctgcgtgggtttcctccgggtgctccggtttcctcccacagtccaaagatgtgcaggttaggttgattggctgtgctaaattgacccttttgtcgggggggggggtttgcagaGTAAATGTACAGGGAATAGGTGGTCGGTGGTcgagattgtggtcgctgcagactcatagaatcatcatagaatccctacagtgcggaaggaggccattcagcccatcgagtctgcaccgcccacaatcccacccaggccctattcccgtaaccccacacacttaccctgctagtccccctgactctagtgtcaattttagcatggcccatcatagaaatcatagaaatcatagaaaccctacagtacagaaagaggccattcggcccatcgagtctgcaccgaccacaatcccacccaggccctacccccatatccctacatatttacccactaatccctctaatctacgcatcccaggacactaaggggcaattttttagcatggccaatcaacctaacccgcacatctttggactgtgggaggaaaccggagcacccggaggaaacccacgcagacacggggagaatgtgcagactccacacagacaatgacccgaggccggaattgaacccgggtcccaggcgctgtgaggcagcagtgctaacccactgtgccaccgtgcccccatggactcgatgggccgaacgacccccttctgtactgtagggattctatgataatttaaTAGCCTTTCCAGCAATGAGTGGCTCTGCTTGGAGCATTTCCGGGAATGGGAGGCACCATGAcgctgaattcaatgtcaaacatTGCAGTTTCAGCGTGCGCCCTGGCTGCTCTGGGTGTGTGGTTTGACGTTCTGCCACCGTTTCCTTGTCTCCGCAGGGCCGTTCCGGGTGAGGCTGGCCGACGGGAACAACATGTGCTCTGGACGGGTGGAGCTCAGCTATCAGTCCACCTGGGAGGCAGTCTGCGGCGCAGGCTGGGACCGCCAGAACGGGGATGTGGTGTGCCGCGAACTGGGCTGCGGGGAGGCAGTGACGGTGAACATAACGGACCCCCAGGCAGGGACCAGGAAGGTGCTGCTCCGCGGCGTGGCCTGCCAGGGCACAGAAACCACCCTGTATCGCTGCCCCTCTGACCCGATCGACACCAACAGCAGCGCCCACTGTGTACCCGCCAGTGTCCGCTGCTCAGGTATGTGGGCGACATTCTTCAGAACCGGACCCCTCTCAAGGTACAACCCGCCACCGCCCCAACCTTCCCACtctctgtgctcgctgacctacactgCCTCCCTCGCCGGCAGCACCTCAACTCcaaatcctcaccctcctgttcaaatccctccctccctccctccctatctctgtaacctcctccagcccctacaattctcatcctcctgttcaaatccctccctcgccccctccctccctatctctgtaacctcctccagcccctacaattctcaccctCCTGTTTTCTGCATTCAATACCTTGGCCAAtaaagagtgagtgtgagagagagtgtgtgtgagagagtgtgtgtgtgtgagagagtgtgtgtgagagagtgtgtgtgagagagtgtgtgtgagagagtgtgtgtgagagagagtgtgtgtgagagagagtgtgtgtgagagtgtgtgtgtgagagtgtgtgtgagagagtgtgtg from Mustelus asterias unplaced genomic scaffold, sMusAst1.hap1.1 HAP1_SCAFFOLD_1024, whole genome shotgun sequence includes the following:
- the LOC144487759 gene encoding scavenger receptor cysteine-rich type 1 protein M130-like — its product is MCSGRVQIFHNTSWGTICSDFWDLQDANVVCRQLNCGPASRATAGTVYRPGEGPIWLSHVRCDGTESDLDQCPASPWGVHNCQHQDDAGVECSGGVPPSLKGGADSCSGKLEVFQNSSWLAVCASNWDPARSGMVCRQLQCGAAILGNVSITATVEDVLNGSIEVVCTEPVPTRAECRMNQTNGSDCADVQIVQVTCSGPFRVRLADGNNMCSGRVELSYQSTWEAVCGAGWDRQNGDVVCRELGCGEAVTVNITDPQAGTRKVLLRGVACQGTETTLYRCPSDPIDTNSSAHCVPASVRCS